One window from the genome of Streptomyces sp. NBC_00287 encodes:
- a CDS encoding recombinase family protein, whose translation MRAATSSPERQREDVLVAAEAVGGHIIGWADDWEVSGATDPVTRPKLGPWLRDERGPYDGLVASAVDRLGRNVVDCLNTGYKMRDEKKVLVTYGHDGPWDLDDPADENRFTIEAWGAQMELRAIQRRNRDTTVKMRAAGRPKGKPSYGFRHVRSVMGGRVDGVELHPHAAEVIRNVARRILSDPENITPSSEAARLNRAGELSPADHLAVMYGKPVRHTPWYPASLRDILVSEAALGYLMHQHKPVIDRQGNPVRLCEGLWDRRTHEALKGAIYSRPMSHRRSNRPYLLTELAICGNCHNRLFTYTSKLVPPRYACTARNKGWKSARECRPAPLMRVQILDAVVEAWFLEKFGDGMILETVFDPGNGVAERIAELRASRERLRLDRQAGLYDAPDDAEWFRKQYALLGQELAAMEREPQRSPGMVQRPTGETVTDRWHSAPDVQARKEILLDFGVRVMLFPAKSPVRWVVGVMHGPERPPMGAA comes from the coding sequence GTGCGGGCCGCCACCTCCTCTCCCGAGCGTCAACGGGAGGACGTTCTCGTTGCCGCTGAGGCCGTCGGCGGGCACATCATCGGTTGGGCCGACGACTGGGAGGTCTCGGGTGCCACCGACCCGGTGACGCGGCCCAAGCTGGGCCCCTGGCTGCGGGATGAGCGTGGCCCGTACGACGGGCTCGTCGCATCTGCGGTCGACCGCCTGGGCCGGAACGTCGTGGACTGCCTGAACACCGGCTACAAGATGCGGGACGAGAAGAAGGTACTCGTCACGTACGGCCATGACGGGCCGTGGGATCTGGATGATCCGGCAGACGAGAACCGCTTCACGATCGAAGCGTGGGGTGCCCAGATGGAGCTGCGGGCGATCCAGCGCCGGAACCGCGACACGACGGTCAAGATGCGGGCCGCCGGGCGACCGAAAGGGAAGCCCTCGTACGGATTCCGGCATGTCCGCAGCGTCATGGGCGGCAGGGTCGATGGCGTCGAACTGCACCCGCATGCGGCTGAGGTGATCCGCAACGTGGCTCGGCGGATCCTCTCCGACCCGGAGAACATCACCCCGAGCAGCGAGGCAGCGCGCCTCAACCGAGCGGGGGAACTCTCGCCGGCCGATCACCTCGCGGTCATGTACGGGAAGCCGGTCCGGCACACCCCGTGGTACCCGGCGAGCCTGCGCGACATCCTCGTGTCAGAAGCGGCACTGGGCTACCTGATGCACCAGCACAAGCCCGTGATCGACCGTCAGGGCAATCCGGTACGCCTGTGTGAGGGCTTGTGGGACAGACGGACCCACGAGGCTTTGAAGGGGGCCATCTATTCGCGCCCCATGAGCCATCGCCGATCCAATCGACCGTACTTACTCACCGAGCTGGCTATCTGCGGCAACTGTCACAATCGTCTCTTCACCTACACCTCAAAACTCGTGCCGCCTCGGTACGCGTGCACCGCTCGGAACAAGGGGTGGAAGAGCGCGCGGGAGTGCCGCCCTGCACCGCTGATGCGCGTGCAGATCCTGGACGCGGTCGTGGAGGCCTGGTTCCTGGAGAAGTTCGGGGACGGCATGATCCTCGAGACGGTCTTCGACCCTGGTAACGGGGTGGCGGAACGCATCGCCGAACTGAGGGCGAGCAGGGAGCGGCTTCGTCTCGACCGACAGGCCGGCCTCTACGACGCGCCGGACGACGCGGAGTGGTTCCGCAAGCAATACGCGCTGCTGGGGCAGGAGTTGGCCGCAATGGAGCGGGAGCCTCAGCGGTCTCCAGGAATGGTTCAGCGGCCTACTGGGGAGACGGTCACGGACCGCTGGCACAGCGCTCCGGATGTGCAGGCACGGAAGGAGATCCTGCTCGACTTCGGCGTGCGGGTGATGTTGTTCCCGGCCAAGTCTCCGGTTCGCTGGGTTGTGGGAGTCATGCATGGGCCGGAGCGCCCGCCGATGGGTGCCGCCTAG
- the ltrA gene encoding group II intron reverse transcriptase/maturase, which yields MGELKSQIKSFEISKTEVWEAYLKVKDNQGAPGVDGCTIEEFEKDLKGNLYKIWNRMSSGSYFPPPVKGVEIPKSHGDGVRLLGVPTVADRIAQTVVAAHLEKRVEPVFHPDSYGYRPGRSALNAVEVCRRRCWKKKWAVDLDVSKFFDSVRWDLVIKAVETHTDAAWVVLYVKRWLSAPLQLPDGTLRQRDRGTPQGSAVSPVLANLFLHYAFDLWLSRNFPDVQFERYADDAVVHCDSERRARAVLKAIGDRMEEVGLQLHPAKTRIVYCGRDGRHDGVAATSFTFLGFTFQRRPARNRNGKIFTSFLPAPSKDALKKMSTEVRSWRLHMHIGYTLGEFARWLNPIIRGWMQYYGAFYRTELYPLLKRINYYLMRWVRKKYRRLKTFKNFHRRWKQVTTAYPLFFAHWKWVHSIW from the coding sequence GTGGGCGAGCTGAAGTCACAGATCAAGTCGTTCGAGATATCAAAGACAGAGGTCTGGGAGGCGTACCTGAAGGTCAAGGACAATCAGGGTGCTCCGGGGGTGGATGGCTGCACGATCGAGGAGTTCGAGAAGGATCTGAAGGGGAACCTCTATAAGATCTGGAATCGGATGTCCTCGGGAAGCTACTTTCCTCCTCCGGTGAAAGGCGTGGAAATCCCGAAGTCGCACGGCGATGGGGTTCGTTTGCTCGGTGTGCCCACGGTCGCGGACAGAATCGCCCAGACGGTGGTGGCCGCTCATCTGGAGAAGCGGGTGGAGCCGGTGTTCCACCCGGACTCCTACGGCTACCGGCCGGGCAGGTCGGCTCTGAACGCGGTTGAGGTATGCCGGCGGCGGTGCTGGAAGAAGAAGTGGGCCGTCGATCTCGATGTCTCCAAATTCTTCGACAGCGTCCGCTGGGACCTCGTCATCAAGGCGGTGGAAACCCATACCGATGCCGCGTGGGTCGTGTTGTATGTGAAGCGGTGGCTTTCCGCTCCACTGCAACTTCCCGACGGCACCTTGCGGCAGCGAGATCGCGGAACCCCACAAGGTTCAGCGGTTTCTCCCGTGCTGGCGAACCTGTTTCTGCACTATGCATTCGATCTGTGGCTCTCCCGGAACTTTCCGGACGTCCAGTTCGAACGCTACGCGGATGACGCAGTCGTGCACTGCGACTCCGAACGCCGGGCCCGTGCGGTCCTGAAGGCGATCGGGGACAGGATGGAAGAGGTCGGCCTGCAACTGCACCCGGCCAAGACCCGGATCGTGTACTGCGGAAGAGACGGGCGCCACGACGGGGTCGCGGCAACGTCGTTCACCTTCCTCGGTTTCACGTTCCAGCGTCGTCCAGCGCGAAACCGGAACGGAAAGATCTTCACTTCATTCCTTCCGGCGCCCAGCAAGGACGCCCTCAAGAAGATGAGCACGGAGGTCCGCTCCTGGCGGCTCCACATGCACATCGGCTACACCCTCGGCGAGTTCGCGCGATGGCTCAACCCCATCATCCGCGGCTGGATGCAGTACTACGGTGCGTTCTATCGCACCGAGTTGTATCCCCTCCTCAAGCGCATCAACTACTACCTGATGCGCTGGGTCCGCAAGAAATATCGGCGGCTGAAGACCTTCAAGAATTTCCACCGGCGATGGAAGCAGGTCACCACCGCGTACCCGCTCTTCTTCGCCCACTGGAAATGGGTCCACTCGATCTGGTGA
- the istB gene encoding IS21-like element helper ATPase IstB gives MATPLRNISGSNGDPLAEAIELTRRLKLPHIRRSLTDLIPTAKAQRWDPAEVVRVLLAEEAAGRDAANLRTRRKRAGFPAGKTFGDWDEGASSITRQVQDSLKTLEWISRKENLCVCGPSGTGKSHFTEALGQAAVEAGMTVAWFAIEDLGALVRRHRVDDSLARAMTRLIRSDLIIVDDIGLLPVSADAAEGFFRLVDAAYERRAMAVSSNLHPSGFDEIMPKTLATATVDRLLHHAHVVVTQGDSFRLTEATSGKGVRPLN, from the coding sequence ATGGCCACCCCTCTTCGCAACATTTCAGGCTCGAACGGCGATCCGCTCGCCGAGGCGATTGAGCTGACCCGCAGGCTCAAGCTCCCGCACATTCGCCGGTCATTGACGGATCTCATTCCCACCGCGAAAGCTCAACGCTGGGACCCGGCCGAGGTCGTCCGAGTGCTGCTGGCCGAGGAAGCTGCGGGACGGGACGCGGCGAACCTCCGCACTCGCCGAAAGCGGGCCGGGTTTCCCGCCGGGAAGACATTCGGCGACTGGGATGAAGGCGCCTCCTCCATCACCCGACAGGTCCAGGATTCGCTGAAGACGCTGGAGTGGATTTCCCGCAAGGAGAATCTCTGTGTCTGCGGACCGTCCGGCACTGGAAAATCGCATTTCACAGAAGCATTGGGGCAGGCTGCGGTCGAGGCCGGCATGACAGTTGCCTGGTTCGCGATCGAGGATCTGGGCGCCCTCGTTCGCCGCCACCGCGTCGACGATTCTCTCGCCCGGGCGATGACCCGGCTGATCCGAAGTGACCTCATCATTGTCGACGACATCGGTCTGCTGCCCGTTTCCGCGGACGCTGCTGAGGGCTTCTTCCGGCTGGTGGATGCCGCCTATGAAAGACGCGCAATGGCGGTGAGTTCGAACCTTCATCCGTCCGGATTCGACGAAATCATGCCCAAGACCCTCGCCACCGCGACCGTCGACCGGCTGCTTCACCATGCTCATGTCGTGGTCACTCAGGGTGATTCGTTCCGGCTCACCGAGGCGACCTCGGGCAAGGGAGTGAGGCCGCTGAACTGA
- a CDS encoding putative leader peptide, whose product MLRSALLTTRGHIDLLRVASAACRRGR is encoded by the coding sequence ATGTTGCGTTCAGCCCTGCTCACCACGCGCGGTCATATCGACCTGCTGCGGGTGGCCTCCGCCGCGTGTCGCCGCGGTCGCTGA
- a CDS encoding secondary thiamine-phosphate synthase enzyme YjbQ, which translates to MSDAFTTRVLQVASGSTETVVDLTHDCEAFLREAAAGRDGLLNIFVPHATAGIAVIETGAGSDDDLLAALHTLLPADDRWQHRHGSPGHGRDHVLPAIVPPHATLPVLNGRLELGTWQSVCLVDTNISNTNREVRLSFLG; encoded by the coding sequence ATGTCAGACGCCTTCACCACCCGAGTTCTGCAGGTCGCCTCCGGCTCCACGGAGACGGTCGTCGACCTCACCCACGACTGCGAGGCCTTCCTGCGGGAGGCGGCCGCGGGCAGGGACGGCCTGCTGAACATCTTCGTCCCCCACGCAACGGCAGGCATCGCCGTCATCGAAACGGGCGCCGGCAGCGACGACGACCTCCTGGCCGCCCTGCACACCCTGCTCCCCGCCGACGACCGCTGGCAACACCGCCACGGCAGCCCCGGCCACGGCCGCGACCACGTCCTCCCGGCCATCGTGCCTCCGCACGCGACGCTTCCGGTGCTGAACGGGCGACTGGAGCTGGGGACGTGGCAGTCGGTGTGCCTGGTGGACACCAACATCTCTAATACCAACCGTGAGGTGCGGTTGAGCTTCCTGGGATAG
- a CDS encoding DUF2637 domain-containing protein: MEIGAAQYGSYNSIRFGRELCLARAGRCDLRCGAESHLRDVTCCCREHRLREARTFVLSLSERAGGAISRPAHPSAALEVGQFNSSRISNWQLTEHRGTGVAEGGALLHRNHEDQKEGGTSRAIGADAKAVPEPRQRAARRTDSETWLRRGCCLVVASVAAYASYIHQRSFALQGGADPASATLWPLSVDGLLLLATVGLLKPAHQVGRRARAVVWIAFLLGISVSLAANIAAAPALTWKPVLVAGWPPVALLFSVELLAHRSGDGLPTETIPSDQPLSPDGSREPEARQGEGDELASAERGSRGGRESGTSGSRTSSRDRAPITRRNAEQRMWEYFQSQQAAGRTPTGTELDRVAGTNNYGRAVLRQWRRTGRIPSGADE; this comes from the coding sequence GTGGAAATTGGTGCTGCGCAATACGGCTCATACAACTCGATCCGGTTTGGTCGTGAGCTATGCCTGGCCAGAGCTGGTCGTTGCGACCTGAGATGCGGAGCGGAGTCTCATCTGCGAGACGTCACTTGCTGCTGCCGTGAGCACCGTCTCCGAGAGGCGAGGACGTTCGTGCTCTCGCTCAGTGAGAGGGCCGGTGGGGCGATCTCGCGGCCGGCCCATCCATCAGCCGCTCTGGAGGTCGGCCAGTTCAACAGCTCACGGATCTCCAATTGGCAGCTAACTGAGCACCGAGGCACTGGAGTAGCGGAAGGAGGGGCCTTGCTTCATCGAAACCATGAAGATCAGAAAGAAGGGGGCACCAGTCGGGCAATTGGCGCTGACGCCAAGGCCGTTCCAGAGCCGCGCCAACGCGCTGCGCGCAGGACTGACTCTGAGACGTGGCTTCGGCGCGGCTGCTGCCTCGTGGTCGCTTCCGTAGCTGCGTACGCGTCCTACATTCACCAGCGGTCCTTTGCCCTTCAGGGAGGAGCAGATCCGGCGAGCGCGACGTTGTGGCCCTTGTCGGTCGACGGCTTGCTGCTCCTGGCGACAGTTGGGTTGCTCAAGCCCGCCCATCAGGTTGGGCGTCGGGCGCGCGCAGTGGTGTGGATCGCGTTCCTGCTCGGCATCAGCGTGTCCCTTGCGGCCAACATCGCCGCCGCGCCTGCCCTTACGTGGAAGCCGGTACTGGTCGCGGGATGGCCGCCGGTTGCCCTGCTTTTCTCGGTGGAACTTCTCGCGCACCGGTCCGGCGACGGATTGCCGACCGAGACCATTCCATCGGACCAGCCGCTGAGCCCGGACGGTTCGCGAGAGCCGGAGGCGAGACAGGGCGAGGGAGACGAGCTTGCCTCGGCAGAGCGAGGTTCTCGCGGCGGGCGCGAGAGCGGGACAAGCGGTTCTCGAACCTCGTCTCGGGACAGAGCGCCAATTACTCGTCGGAACGCAGAGCAGCGGATGTGGGAGTACTTCCAATCCCAACAGGCCGCGGGGCGCACGCCCACAGGAACGGAGCTGGACCGGGTAGCGGGCACGAACAACTACGGTCGAGCCGTGCTGAGGCAATGGCGGCGTACGGGTCGCATTCCTTCTGGAGCAGACGAATGA
- a CDS encoding WhiB family transcriptional regulator has product MSRPRPTVLLTFVVGDAESTTEPSSAVLNGDARSEGLIRRRGDHAWHDQAACRSTGGEVVDPMMFFPKPDDVDRIRGAKALCGQCTVRGVCLQAALENGDRDGIWGGMTEEEREPLHRVFQYRLNRARVNAVLEGRDIFLTSAERQAAVQAAYQAGVPVARLAWLLQVSEEHAGKLYRRTRREIRNRNEALVRSDGS; this is encoded by the coding sequence ATGTCCCGACCGCGTCCGACCGTGTTGCTCACGTTCGTCGTCGGGGATGCTGAGTCCACAACCGAACCCTCGTCAGCCGTGCTCAATGGCGATGCCCGCAGTGAAGGGTTGATACGCCGCCGCGGAGATCACGCTTGGCACGACCAAGCTGCATGCCGTTCGACGGGCGGCGAGGTTGTCGACCCGATGATGTTCTTTCCCAAGCCTGATGACGTGGACCGTATCCGTGGAGCCAAGGCTCTGTGCGGGCAGTGCACTGTGCGAGGTGTGTGCCTCCAAGCGGCCCTCGAGAACGGCGACCGCGACGGTATCTGGGGCGGCATGACAGAGGAGGAACGGGAGCCACTTCACCGCGTGTTTCAGTACCGTCTGAACCGCGCTCGCGTAAACGCGGTGCTGGAAGGCCGGGACATCTTCCTCACGAGCGCTGAGCGCCAGGCCGCAGTGCAAGCCGCCTACCAGGCTGGTGTACCGGTCGCACGACTGGCCTGGCTTCTCCAAGTCTCAGAGGAGCACGCAGGCAAGCTGTACCGCCGTACCCGCCGGGAGATCCGGAACCGAAACGAGGCTCTGGTGCGCAGTGATGGGTCGTAG
- a CDS encoding IS3 family transposase, which translates to MSRRDLWEPGGEIPPGHPTRSVLREGSPVASKYEFIDEMRLDTTECAYSVEFMCGRLGVSRSGYYDWRSRPESATAQRREELKLLIEKTFDMSDGTYGHRRVQAQLVRWGVTAGLELVRRLMRELGLEPCQPRPKRLSLTQATTGQVPDLVGRNFTADTPGEKLVGDITYIATGEGWLYLATVIDCCTKEIIGYAMDDHYQTPLISRAIRNAARNRNLSKGAIFHSDRGSNYMSAEFGKTLDRFGLRRSAGRTGICFDNAMAESFFGALKNERVSRVTYLTREAARRDITRYIEFWYNRKRLHSAVGYRPPREVHAEYEKLRTAA; encoded by the coding sequence CTGTCACGCCGGGATCTGTGGGAGCCCGGGGGTGAAATTCCCCCGGGCCACCCGACCCGCAGCGTACTTCGCGAAGGATCCCCGGTAGCAAGCAAGTACGAGTTCATCGACGAGATGCGGCTCGACACTACGGAGTGCGCATACAGCGTCGAGTTCATGTGCGGCCGGCTCGGCGTCTCCAGATCTGGCTACTACGACTGGCGATCCCGCCCGGAATCCGCGACGGCCCAGCGGCGCGAGGAACTGAAACTGCTCATCGAGAAAACCTTCGACATGTCCGACGGTACCTACGGGCACCGACGCGTCCAGGCTCAGCTGGTCCGCTGGGGCGTCACCGCCGGCCTGGAACTGGTCCGCCGGCTCATGCGCGAGCTGGGCCTTGAGCCCTGCCAGCCGCGGCCGAAGCGGTTGAGCCTCACCCAGGCCACGACCGGCCAGGTGCCGGACCTCGTCGGCCGCAACTTCACCGCTGACACACCCGGCGAAAAACTCGTCGGCGACATTACCTACATCGCGACCGGGGAAGGCTGGCTGTACCTCGCAACGGTCATCGACTGCTGCACGAAGGAAATCATCGGTTATGCGATGGACGACCACTACCAAACCCCGCTGATATCCAGGGCGATCCGCAACGCGGCACGGAACAGGAACCTCTCGAAGGGTGCGATATTTCACTCCGACCGCGGAAGCAACTACATGTCAGCCGAGTTCGGGAAGACACTCGACCGGTTCGGTCTCCGCAGATCTGCCGGCCGCACCGGCATCTGTTTCGACAACGCCATGGCCGAATCATTCTTCGGCGCCCTGAAGAACGAGCGTGTATCAAGGGTGACTTACCTGACTCGCGAGGCCGCTCGGCGGGACATCACTCGCTACATCGAATTCTGGTACAATCGCAAGCGCCTTCACTCGGCGGTGGGTTACCGCCCTCCGCGCGAAGTCCACGCCGAGTACGAGAAGTTGCGAACCGCCGCGTGA
- a CDS encoding glycosyltransferase family 2 protein, with translation MADENGTDIVLGKMVGVGGRGAPTSMFRRNQPKTDVFSSRVYWTLNPMNLFRRELLERHHLRFPADLSIGEDQLFVGAAYLQASGISVLADYDCLYWVLREDEGNITRRTSGSEPRLRFLPHVIDMILDNVPPGADRDHLAHRHLTVEVQEALCSQLVHESREMQLKMLRQFAEIIEPLWHEGMNDRLSAMARLRLHLIRHLMLDELLDVISFEEGLAESKVATPVMVDNGRALARYPFLRDPDRAIPDVCYDVTAQLAARHHVTRADLRGTTLYLAGHAYLHRVETRDVTTELVLRERDSAMEFRLPVTHTDSPGVGADEDEGRFTYDRAGFDVAVDVLTAAEGRPLEDGLWDVSLAIGAQGVTREVRIGSKRAAQVSAKAATHVVNALEELRAVTAYTTRPHGNFTLDLGERKHEVLPLLEIDDSVRWAPEVPTELEFTGRCKLAAYPEGTLNVVLKDDCGATALFPACQLHEGGEDFVVRIPVNTLPTGLWRGELQLGKWTLPLPELPGGLAPAKWRRRGLPWYAKPARDSGGTFVLQVARTDLVKALTQRIAP, from the coding sequence ATGGCCGACGAGAACGGCACTGACATAGTCCTCGGCAAAATGGTCGGCGTCGGGGGGCGCGGGGCACCCACTTCAATGTTCCGGCGCAACCAGCCGAAGACCGACGTCTTCTCGTCCCGCGTGTACTGGACGCTCAACCCCATGAACCTGTTCCGTCGGGAACTGCTCGAACGCCACCACCTCAGGTTCCCCGCGGATCTCTCAATCGGCGAGGACCAGCTGTTCGTCGGCGCGGCCTACCTGCAGGCGTCCGGCATCTCCGTGCTGGCCGACTATGACTGTCTGTACTGGGTGCTGCGGGAAGACGAGGGCAACATCACTCGTCGAACCTCCGGCTCGGAGCCCCGACTGCGGTTCCTGCCGCATGTGATCGACATGATCCTCGACAACGTGCCGCCCGGTGCAGACCGCGACCACCTGGCGCACCGCCACCTGACCGTGGAGGTCCAGGAGGCTCTGTGCAGTCAGCTGGTGCACGAATCACGCGAGATGCAGCTGAAGATGCTGCGGCAGTTCGCCGAGATCATCGAGCCGCTCTGGCACGAGGGCATGAATGACCGACTCTCGGCCATGGCCCGGCTGCGACTGCACCTGATTCGCCATCTCATGCTCGACGAACTGCTCGACGTCATCTCCTTCGAGGAGGGTCTCGCCGAGAGCAAGGTCGCCACACCCGTAATGGTCGACAACGGTAGGGCGCTCGCCCGATACCCGTTCCTCCGCGACCCCGACCGCGCCATCCCGGACGTTTGCTACGACGTCACCGCCCAGCTCGCCGCTCGCCACCACGTCACGCGTGCCGACCTCCGCGGTACGACGCTTTACCTGGCCGGTCACGCCTACCTCCACCGCGTCGAAACTCGCGACGTAACCACGGAGCTCGTCCTGCGGGAGCGCGACAGCGCGATGGAGTTCCGGCTGCCCGTCACGCACACCGACTCCCCCGGCGTCGGAGCCGACGAAGACGAAGGACGGTTCACATACGACCGAGCCGGATTCGACGTCGCCGTCGACGTGCTCACAGCCGCCGAGGGCCGCCCACTTGAGGACGGACTGTGGGACGTCTCGCTCGCCATCGGCGCACAGGGCGTCACTCGCGAGGTTCGCATCGGCAGCAAGCGAGCTGCCCAAGTCTCAGCTAAAGCAGCGACACACGTGGTCAACGCTCTGGAAGAGCTCCGCGCTGTCACCGCCTACACCACCCGCCCACATGGCAACTTCACCCTCGATCTCGGTGAACGAAAGCACGAGGTGCTGCCGCTGCTTGAGATCGACGACAGCGTCCGCTGGGCCCCGGAGGTACCCACGGAGCTGGAGTTCACCGGCCGGTGCAAGCTCGCCGCATACCCGGAGGGCACACTCAACGTGGTCCTGAAGGACGACTGCGGCGCCACAGCCCTCTTCCCAGCCTGCCAGCTGCACGAGGGGGGAGAGGACTTCGTCGTACGGATTCCGGTGAACACTCTGCCCACTGGTCTGTGGAGGGGTGAACTCCAGCTCGGGAAGTGGACTTTGCCTCTGCCTGAGCTGCCAGGCGGTCTGGCACCGGCCAAGTGGCGCCGTCGAGGCCTGCCCTGGTACGCCAAGCCCGCCCGCGACAGCGGTGGCACCTTTGTCCTCCAGGTGGCTAGGACAGACCTCGTCAAGGCGCTCACCCAGCGCATCGCTCCCTGA
- the istA gene encoding IS21 family transposase, whose translation MKSKEEIMEILEAYDLTGSYRAAAELAGCDHHTVKRYVELRDQGGDATKRLPRPKMIDDYLPKVEELVERSGGRIGADRVHDKIKAMGFTGTDRTTRRAVAAAKASYRAGHRRVFRPWIPEPGLWVQWDWGDGPKIAGRRTWLWCAWLAWSRFRVVIPVLDKTLPTIASCLDATLRQIGGAPTYALTDNERTVTSDHIARIPVRNPQIIEIGHHYGLTIRTCVPADPQSKGGSEATVRIAKRDLVPTDINLRPAYRDFAELEDACRQFTAEVNNKVHRASRRRPIEALAEEAHRLHRLPENPFTAALGTTRKVAGDATISVDSVRYSVPHQLAGQTVWARIHGDELVVTAVTEDGAVEAARHRRSTPGNPSIKDEHYPPREDKAGERTPKAASAEEAAFLQLGPGAASWLVEAAASGARRMRPKMAEAVQLAKLHGTAEVDRALGTAAIAGRFAENDLISILDHHIGRQVAEPTRASEDHSLQPGTSAWSRFGVAPEGDEI comes from the coding sequence GTGAAGAGCAAAGAGGAGATCATGGAGATTCTTGAGGCGTACGACCTCACGGGCAGTTACCGTGCGGCGGCCGAGCTGGCCGGGTGCGACCACCACACCGTGAAGCGGTATGTCGAGCTTCGCGACCAGGGCGGGGACGCGACGAAGCGCCTGCCGCGACCGAAGATGATCGACGACTACCTGCCGAAGGTCGAGGAACTCGTTGAACGCTCCGGCGGCCGAATCGGGGCTGACCGAGTGCACGACAAGATAAAGGCGATGGGCTTCACCGGCACCGACCGGACCACGCGGCGGGCGGTCGCCGCGGCGAAGGCGTCCTATCGCGCCGGCCACCGCCGTGTGTTCCGCCCGTGGATTCCAGAACCTGGACTTTGGGTCCAATGGGATTGGGGCGACGGCCCGAAAATAGCAGGCCGAAGAACGTGGCTATGGTGCGCCTGGCTGGCCTGGTCGAGATTCCGGGTCGTGATCCCGGTGCTCGACAAAACCCTGCCGACCATCGCGAGTTGTCTGGATGCGACGCTGCGGCAGATCGGCGGAGCCCCGACCTATGCGCTGACCGACAACGAGCGGACGGTCACCAGCGACCATATCGCGCGAATACCGGTCCGCAATCCGCAGATCATCGAGATCGGCCACCATTACGGCCTGACGATCCGGACCTGTGTCCCCGCGGATCCGCAGTCCAAGGGCGGCTCGGAGGCGACGGTGCGGATCGCGAAACGGGATCTGGTGCCCACCGATATCAACTTGCGGCCGGCTTATCGGGACTTCGCGGAACTCGAGGACGCCTGCCGCCAGTTCACCGCGGAGGTGAACAACAAGGTCCACCGGGCGAGCCGACGCCGGCCGATCGAGGCGCTCGCCGAGGAAGCCCACCGCCTGCACCGGCTGCCGGAGAATCCGTTCACCGCGGCCCTGGGCACCACCCGCAAGGTCGCAGGCGACGCGACGATCTCGGTGGATTCGGTGCGGTATTCGGTCCCGCACCAGCTGGCCGGGCAGACCGTCTGGGCCCGCATCCACGGCGACGAACTCGTCGTCACCGCGGTCACCGAGGACGGCGCCGTCGAGGCCGCCCGCCACCGCCGGTCCACCCCGGGCAACCCGTCAATCAAGGACGAGCACTATCCGCCACGGGAAGACAAGGCAGGTGAACGAACCCCGAAGGCCGCATCGGCCGAGGAAGCCGCGTTCTTGCAGCTCGGTCCCGGGGCGGCGTCCTGGCTGGTCGAGGCCGCCGCCTCAGGGGCCCGCAGGATGCGGCCGAAGATGGCCGAGGCCGTCCAACTCGCCAAGCTCCACGGGACCGCCGAGGTCGACCGGGCCCTGGGGACCGCGGCGATCGCCGGCCGATTCGCCGAGAACGACCTCATCTCGATCCTCGATCACCACATCGGACGTCAGGTTGCCGAGCCGACCCGCGCCTCCGAGGACCACAGCCTCCAGCCGGGCACGTCCGCCTGGTCCCGATTCGGCGTTGCCCCTGAAGGAGACGAAATCTGA
- a CDS encoding transposase has translation MAPPSKYSPEFREEAIQIALRSSKTISEVARELELNPETLRGWVKKHQKQQEPAPDAELTVNERARLKELERRNRELEMEVTFLKKGVPRTREAACGS, from the coding sequence GTGGCGCCACCCAGTAAGTACTCGCCGGAGTTCCGCGAGGAAGCCATCCAGATCGCGTTGAGGTCGAGCAAGACGATCTCCGAAGTCGCCCGGGAGCTTGAACTGAACCCGGAGACACTGCGCGGCTGGGTCAAGAAGCACCAGAAGCAGCAGGAACCGGCTCCCGATGCGGAACTGACGGTGAACGAGCGGGCGCGCCTGAAGGAACTCGAACGACGCAACCGCGAGCTGGAGATGGAAGTAACCTTCCTGAAAAAAGGTGTGCCACGAACGCGGGAGGCTGCTTGCGGTAGTTGA